A region from the Desertibacillus haloalkaliphilus genome encodes:
- a CDS encoding MBL fold metallo-hydrolase: MNRIGPLIIIEGRNNSKVPYSRNVYINGSEKVLIDCGADEKSLTKLNQELGIEFIINTHYHPDHTQYNYLFPNAQKWINPLEYHMSQSVDAIARANGIYQEAGESGVEKWKEAIPQQWVNSLRGLSQTYEYEVEYEFDGVKVLMLHTPGHTSGLASPYFPELGVVYVSDYDMSSFGPWYNGTDGSIDDFIRSGKRLLDLDANTYITGHQKGIFTKQEFQEEMERFLGIIDQRDEGISKYVQRGLTFEELTSIGIFYPEHTLDVPIFKTWERSGIRKHLHRLGLNQLENDNSQIVTKSSSLS, translated from the coding sequence ATGAATCGTATCGGTCCTCTGATAATTATCGAAGGTCGAAATAATAGTAAAGTTCCTTATTCAAGGAACGTGTATATTAATGGCTCGGAGAAAGTGTTAATTGATTGTGGAGCTGACGAAAAATCTCTAACGAAACTTAATCAGGAATTAGGGATTGAGTTCATTATTAATACTCATTACCATCCTGATCATACGCAATATAATTATTTGTTCCCTAATGCACAAAAGTGGATCAATCCACTTGAGTATCATATGTCGCAATCGGTTGATGCGATTGCAAGAGCCAATGGTATTTACCAAGAAGCTGGGGAATCTGGTGTAGAAAAATGGAAAGAAGCGATCCCGCAACAGTGGGTAAATAGCCTACGAGGTCTTTCACAGACGTATGAGTATGAGGTTGAGTATGAGTTTGATGGTGTTAAGGTTTTGATGCTTCATACGCCGGGTCATACGAGTGGACTCGCTTCCCCCTATTTTCCCGAACTAGGAGTTGTTTATGTTAGTGATTACGATATGTCGTCATTTGGACCATGGTATAACGGTACTGATGGTAGTATTGATGATTTTATTCGTTCAGGTAAACGTCTGTTAGATCTTGATGCAAATACGTATATTACAGGTCATCAAAAAGGGATTTTTACAAAGCAAGAATTTCAGGAAGAAATGGAGCGATTTCTGGGGATTATTGATCAGCGTGATGAAGGAATATCTAAGTATGTACAGCGAGGACTAACGTTTGAAGAGCTTACATCCATTGGTATATTCTATCCCGAGCACACACTTGATGTTCCAATCTTTAAAACATGGGAACGAAGCGGGATTCGTAAGCATTTGCATCGTCTTGGCCTAAACCAATTAGAGAATGATAA